Proteins encoded by one window of Rouxiella chamberiensis:
- the cho gene encoding excinuclease Cho, with product MPNENSPLLYQYPEHLRFTLETLPSCSGVYIFYGQDQTFPLYIGKSINIRSRVMSHFRTAAEAKLLRMTTNIHYIETVGEIGALLLESQMIKDQRPLFNKRLRVTRKLCSLRVSAEGTGVVFSNETDFSTAENLFGLFKTKFAAIERLREIADQEKLCYGALGLEKLSAKRACFRFSLGRCAGVCCGKETLEAHQARLKTALEAMRIRAWPYPGRIAIEEKSDIGSEYHVLNNWFYLGTAKTLDDAKAVQVPPPHFDRDSYKILCQHVFKQKALSITLLD from the coding sequence CATTGCTTTATCAGTATCCGGAACACCTTCGCTTTACGCTCGAGACGTTGCCGTCGTGTAGCGGGGTGTATATTTTTTACGGCCAAGACCAGACGTTTCCGCTGTATATCGGCAAAAGCATCAATATTCGCAGCCGCGTGATGTCGCATTTTAGAACCGCCGCCGAAGCCAAACTGTTACGAATGACCACCAATATCCACTATATCGAAACGGTCGGCGAAATAGGGGCATTGCTGCTTGAATCGCAGATGATTAAAGACCAGCGTCCGTTGTTTAACAAAAGGCTGCGCGTTACCCGCAAACTCTGTTCTTTGCGTGTCAGCGCCGAAGGAACGGGCGTGGTGTTCAGTAATGAAACCGATTTTTCGACGGCTGAAAACCTGTTTGGGCTGTTCAAGACCAAGTTTGCCGCGATCGAAAGACTGCGCGAAATCGCCGATCAGGAAAAGCTTTGCTATGGCGCGTTGGGGTTGGAAAAACTGTCGGCGAAGCGCGCCTGTTTCCGTTTTTCTCTGGGCCGCTGTGCCGGTGTCTGCTGTGGTAAAGAAACTCTGGAAGCCCATCAGGCGCGTTTGAAAACGGCGCTCGAGGCGATGCGGATACGCGCCTGGCCTTATCCGGGGCGCATAGCCATCGAAGAGAAATCCGACATCGGAAGTGAATATCACGTATTGAATAACTGGTTCTATCTTGGCACCGCCAAAACGCTGGATGATGCCAAGGCGGTTCAGGTTCCGCCGCCCCATTTTGACCGCGACAGCTATAAAATCCTCTGCCAGCATGTCTTTAAACAAAAGGCACTCAGCATTACGCTGCTCGATTAA
- a CDS encoding ATP-binding cassette domain-containing protein, with the protein MSLSGMPRDRKEDFSPAVLDVAQLCMQIDGKTQVNDINLQLRAGEKVCLLGASGSGKSLTAKAIIGTPPAHAELSGSIRVMGQEVLGRHPLMRNADSRVAAIFQDSASALNPLMTMGKQLLLPKRGDDETALDALLQQVGLGHLDDLKSRYPAQLSGGQRQRVCIALALMSRSKVLVADEPTTALDVISQRQVVQVLQQVCASADSPALLFITHDIAVAAQLCDRALVMQQGRVVESASMRQLLAHPQHPYTRQLIAAVQLSTPLASAIAL; encoded by the coding sequence ATGAGTTTATCTGGTATGCCACGTGACCGCAAGGAAGACTTTTCGCCCGCTGTTCTCGATGTTGCTCAACTTTGTATGCAAATTGATGGCAAAACACAGGTTAATGACATTAACCTGCAACTTCGCGCCGGAGAAAAGGTGTGTCTGCTGGGCGCTTCGGGGTCCGGCAAATCGCTGACTGCCAAAGCCATTATTGGCACGCCACCTGCTCATGCCGAGCTTTCGGGCTCCATCAGGGTTATGGGGCAGGAAGTGCTGGGCCGTCATCCTTTAATGAGAAATGCCGATTCTCGCGTTGCCGCCATCTTTCAGGACAGTGCCAGCGCGCTGAATCCATTGATGACGATGGGCAAACAGTTGCTGTTGCCGAAAAGGGGCGATGACGAAACGGCGCTCGATGCGTTGCTGCAACAGGTTGGCCTGGGCCATCTCGACGATTTGAAAAGCCGTTACCCGGCACAGCTTTCAGGCGGCCAGCGGCAAAGAGTATGTATCGCGCTGGCGCTGATGAGTCGCAGCAAAGTGCTTGTTGCCGACGAACCGACTACCGCGCTGGACGTCATCTCGCAACGTCAGGTTGTGCAGGTTTTGCAACAGGTCTGCGCCTCAGCTGATTCCCCCGCGCTGCTGTTCATTACCCACGATATTGCCGTTGCGGCTCAACTTTGCGATAGGGCGCTGGTCATGCAGCAGGGCCGCGTGGTCGAGTCGGCCAGCATGCGGCAACTGCTCGCGCATCCGCAGCATCCCTATACTCGTCAGCTCATTGCCGCCGTGCAGTTATCGACACCGTTAGCGAGCGCCATTGCCTTATGA